Proteins found in one Seonamhaeicola sp. S2-3 genomic segment:
- a CDS encoding LytTR family DNA-binding domain-containing protein, translating to MITAIIIDDEEMGRVALYKKLANYCPEVEVLGNAKDGTDGLKLIETLKPDVVFLDIEMPGMGGFEMLNKLPQQDFHLIFTTAYDHYAIKAIRFAALDYLLKPIDVDELKQAVSRIAKLPNKDTKQKLEVLQQNLMPNNLIDKIAIPSLEGLLFLGTQDILHIEADGNYSTLYLADGNKQVVCRALKDFEDLLSSTMFFRCHHSHLINLKAIKRYIKSDGGLIELENGQTIPVSRRKKDDFLKKIRTL from the coding sequence TTGATAACTGCTATCATCATAGACGACGAAGAAATGGGCCGTGTAGCCCTCTACAAGAAACTGGCCAACTACTGTCCAGAAGTAGAAGTATTGGGTAATGCTAAAGACGGAACGGATGGATTAAAACTCATAGAAACCTTAAAGCCCGATGTGGTATTTCTCGACATCGAAATGCCTGGCATGGGCGGTTTTGAAATGCTCAATAAACTGCCCCAACAGGATTTTCATCTCATCTTTACCACCGCTTACGACCACTATGCCATAAAGGCCATACGATTTGCTGCCTTAGACTACCTGCTAAAACCCATTGATGTTGACGAACTAAAGCAGGCCGTAAGCCGCATTGCTAAACTGCCAAACAAAGATACCAAACAAAAACTGGAAGTGCTTCAACAAAACTTAATGCCCAATAACCTAATTGATAAGATAGCAATTCCCTCTCTGGAAGGATTACTATTTTTAGGTACCCAAGACATCCTACATATTGAAGCCGATGGTAACTACAGTACCCTTTACCTTGCCGATGGCAACAAACAAGTAGTATGTCGTGCCTTAAAGGATTTTGAAGACTTGCTTTCTTCCACTATGTTTTTTCGCTGCCACCATTCTCACCTCATCAATTTAAAGGCCATAAAACGCTATATTAAGAGCGACGGTGGCCTAATAGAACTTGAAAACGGCCAAACCATCCCTGTTTCCCGAAGGAAAAAAGACGACTTTTTAAAGAAAATAAGAACGCTATAG
- a CDS encoding sensor histidine kinase — MEKYTMEDGLATNPVHGIFQDSKGFMWFFTRYGLSRYDGVRFTNFTKQNGLASSYVSAMFEDKNNILHIASNYQLQQLKNGRFTPNILKDSLIILGFYKEPNGSQIIASDGDGIVKYSKEKITPITQPYFGPNISLVKTKKGNLLVGGSYFENDTYITSLKLFNAKGVKLTQTPSETLGIVHKLYADGKGNIWVCTVNGLGLLSEEDVDKGHLNFKPLPFENPLLNSDVTDMLQDHHGNYWIATLEGLIRITSSGQITVFTEDDGMTSNKITCLFKDHQNNLWAGTVKGITKISMGGHLQYFTTDNGLGSNELQSVFTNNENEIYLTTVSGHIQKFNPETLETKTLTKQKQGGFLKLLKTRSNKLFVGYNPDYRWTAKDLYHFNPKTGLGEKILHHDRSFFCVETDDYGNYFLAGNYGLYVYNSKTENKYIIANLTERINQIVYDPEGYLWASTWAGKLFRIALDYSEAEVIATKTNMSHLLNGACAGLLFVDSKGNIWAGSRDKGVIKISKSANGKYSTLHITPKEGLMSASCYVSAEDDEGGIFISSLLGIDKLIPKGDTYKVLNFSKENGFYDEIWDVELTQNGTFWVATASGLAQFTDPHTETLPPPKVFITNILNKTESETLTFQPSEKNVILPHNRGNLQLDFAAPYFINENAVRYSYRLLGATDESWSPPSNDPTVSFAGLQPNNYRFEVKTLTWNGSSGKPTVFEFKINPPWWQTWWFQFLFILTMAVTVFYFMKRRIKTIRYKAEIAQKIAETELKALRAQMNPHFIFNCINNIDAFVQNNDRHNATVYLNKFAKLLRNVLDSSRQKKVSLTKDLDTLKLYVDLEQLRDQDKYKVVFNIDKDLKNADYQVPPLIVQPFVENAIIHGLRKKQGLGGILSISVSKQMPYIKYVIEDNGVGIKAAKENVSRKGTSYGSQMSRDRIKFFNNEEEASVVITNLKENNKSTGTKVEVLLKME; from the coding sequence ATGGAAAAATACACCATGGAAGACGGATTAGCCACCAATCCGGTTCACGGTATATTTCAGGATTCCAAAGGGTTTATGTGGTTTTTTACCCGCTATGGCTTAAGCCGTTATGATGGTGTACGCTTTACTAATTTTACCAAACAAAACGGTTTGGCCTCAAGCTATGTATCGGCTATGTTTGAAGATAAAAATAACATTTTGCACATAGCTTCAAACTACCAACTACAACAACTAAAAAATGGCCGCTTTACCCCTAATATTCTCAAAGATTCACTTATTATTCTAGGTTTTTACAAAGAACCCAACGGTTCGCAAATTATTGCTTCAGATGGTGATGGTATCGTAAAGTATTCCAAAGAAAAAATAACACCTATCACCCAACCCTATTTTGGCCCAAATATTTCACTTGTAAAAACAAAAAAAGGAAACTTACTGGTTGGCGGCTCTTATTTCGAAAACGACACTTACATCACCTCGTTAAAATTGTTCAATGCCAAAGGTGTAAAACTAACACAAACACCCTCGGAAACCCTTGGGATAGTGCATAAATTGTATGCAGACGGTAAAGGTAATATCTGGGTTTGTACTGTAAACGGATTAGGCTTGCTTTCTGAAGAGGACGTAGATAAAGGACATTTAAATTTTAAGCCTTTACCTTTTGAAAATCCCCTATTAAACAGCGATGTTACCGATATGCTTCAAGACCACCACGGTAATTACTGGATTGCCACTCTTGAAGGTTTGATAAGAATTACTTCGAGCGGTCAAATTACAGTGTTTACCGAAGATGATGGCATGACATCAAACAAAATAACCTGTCTTTTTAAAGACCATCAAAATAACCTATGGGCAGGAACTGTTAAAGGTATTACCAAAATTTCAATGGGCGGGCATCTCCAGTATTTTACCACAGATAATGGCCTAGGGAGCAATGAATTGCAAAGTGTTTTTACTAATAACGAAAATGAAATTTACCTAACCACAGTAAGCGGTCATATTCAAAAATTCAACCCAGAAACACTAGAAACTAAAACCTTAACAAAACAAAAACAGGGTGGTTTTTTAAAACTTTTAAAAACCCGTAGTAACAAGCTGTTTGTAGGATACAACCCTGATTACCGCTGGACAGCCAAAGACCTTTACCATTTTAACCCCAAAACTGGCTTGGGTGAAAAAATCCTGCATCATGACCGTTCGTTTTTTTGCGTAGAAACCGATGATTACGGCAACTATTTTTTGGCAGGGAATTACGGACTGTACGTTTACAACTCCAAAACCGAAAACAAGTACATTATTGCCAATCTAACCGAACGCATCAACCAAATTGTATACGACCCCGAAGGCTATTTGTGGGCAAGCACTTGGGCGGGAAAGCTTTTTCGCATAGCACTTGATTACAGCGAAGCTGAAGTTATCGCAACTAAAACAAATATGAGCCATTTGTTAAACGGCGCCTGTGCGGGATTGCTATTTGTAGATTCCAAAGGAAACATTTGGGCTGGTAGTCGTGATAAAGGTGTTATCAAGATTTCAAAAAGTGCCAACGGCAAATATTCTACACTTCACATAACGCCTAAAGAAGGTTTAATGTCGGCTTCCTGCTATGTTTCTGCTGAAGATGACGAAGGTGGAATTTTTATTTCTTCGCTTTTGGGAATAGACAAACTTATTCCTAAAGGAGATACATACAAGGTTTTAAATTTTAGTAAAGAAAACGGGTTTTACGATGAAATTTGGGATGTTGAACTCACCCAAAATGGTACTTTTTGGGTGGCCACGGCTTCGGGCTTAGCACAGTTTACCGACCCCCACACCGAAACCTTGCCACCGCCCAAAGTATTTATTACCAACATTTTGAATAAAACCGAAAGCGAAACCCTAACCTTTCAACCTTCTGAAAAAAACGTCATACTGCCCCACAATCGGGGTAATCTTCAACTAGATTTTGCTGCCCCTTATTTTATAAACGAAAATGCCGTTCGCTACAGTTACCGCCTGCTAGGTGCTACAGACGAAAGTTGGAGTCCACCATCAAACGACCCCACAGTTTCCTTTGCCGGATTACAACCCAACAACTACCGCTTTGAAGTAAAAACCCTAACATGGAACGGCAGTTCGGGCAAACCTACTGTTTTTGAATTCAAGATAAATCCCCCTTGGTGGCAAACTTGGTGGTTTCAATTTCTGTTTATTTTAACAATGGCTGTCACAGTATTTTATTTTATGAAGCGACGCATCAAAACCATTCGCTATAAGGCCGAAATAGCGCAAAAAATAGCTGAAACCGAGCTGAAAGCCCTACGAGCACAAATGAACCCGCATTTTATTTTTAACTGCATTAACAACATCGATGCTTTTGTGCAAAACAATGACCGGCATAATGCCACAGTCTATCTAAACAAATTTGCCAAATTGCTGCGCAACGTACTTGATAGTTCCCGCCAAAAAAAAGTATCTTTAACCAAAGATTTAGATACCCTTAAATTGTATGTTGATTTGGAACAATTGCGTGACCAAGACAAATACAAAGTGGTATTCAACATCGATAAAGATTTAAAAAACGCCGATTACCAAGTGCCACCACTCATTGTACAACCCTTTGTTGAAAACGCCATCATACACGGGTTACGAAAAAAACAAGGTTTGGGTGGTATATTGAGTATTTCTGTAAGCAAACAGATGCCATACATAAAATACGTGATAGAAGACAACGGTGTAGGTATAAAAGCGGCAAAAGAAAATGTTTCAAGAAAGGGAACATCATATGGCAGTCAAATGAGTCGAGACCGCATTAAATTTTTCAATAATGAGGAAGAAGCTTCGGTTGTTATAACCAATTTGAAAGAAAATAATAAATCAACAGGAACCAAAGTAGAGGTTTTATTAAAAATGGAATAA
- a CDS encoding ATP-binding protein: MSKTYRLSFLGISFITLIILGYLLTGSCDFLLNHFWFTSGLLLLILLSLIDQPHFSKDSNIFINSITAGISLLIVDENNRDFIFWVFLSIIVYLTVSSYALLWLRQKSLGLENKFIRLIARVNREIGKPEALFSSFFIWGVYKQFGTGNNQFNGLLLFWAIFIILNIPSLAKSIEDLFAIGKDKSNKLALGQIFGVQSKNTFLIRLYDSSQRIVNTKIFDFVEFKYSTDKKVRKGLLLDTYLLNQQQWVKVLSNNEIEKIFDKNIFENHKSDVVYKIDNIPENDYLKRFVGIVTENSTIFKIRFIYNSKIKISEGQLLEVSIQGQKVLYQIIEGITKIEQLENKNQTGLIVGEAIQLGTWDTEKFQFEQFGWVPEVNTPIYIASPISEPTIEENEYQIGSIPNTNYPVVLDKDTAISHHMAVVGVTGTGKSVFSRNLIRQYLEDENTKVICIDFTGEYIGKFNDLHPVKTIDDAVGEQLFKDIDYIEQEIANNYNKDNDNSRKRKKEVSTKIHEQLEGFLKSDNQLSIFELPHVANTSGVLTYTKTFFRLLFHIAKTENNFGKRICIVLEEAHTVIPEWNFSGVSDKVSQPLLNSIAQIALQGRKYNVGLLVIAQRTANVSKTILTQCNTIVSFQEFDKTSSDFLSNYFGQEIVKSLPKLKFRQAIVAGKALKSNVPMIFEVPNIVEE; the protein is encoded by the coding sequence ATGAGTAAAACTTACAGACTTTCATTTTTAGGAATTTCATTCATTACCTTAATAATTTTAGGGTATCTATTGACCGGTAGTTGTGATTTTCTTTTAAATCATTTTTGGTTTACATCTGGATTGCTTCTTTTAATACTTCTTTCACTAATTGACCAACCACATTTTTCCAAAGATTCAAACATTTTTATAAATTCAATAACTGCTGGAATTTCATTGTTAATCGTAGATGAGAATAATAGAGATTTTATTTTTTGGGTTTTTCTATCAATAATTGTTTATCTAACTGTAAGTAGTTATGCACTGCTTTGGCTAAGACAGAAAAGTCTTGGTTTAGAAAATAAGTTTATTCGACTTATTGCCAGAGTGAATAGAGAAATTGGAAAGCCTGAGGCACTTTTTTCTAGCTTTTTTATTTGGGGAGTTTACAAACAGTTTGGAACAGGTAACAATCAGTTTAATGGTTTGTTATTGTTCTGGGCAATTTTTATAATTTTAAATATTCCCTCTTTAGCTAAATCAATAGAAGATTTGTTTGCTATAGGCAAGGATAAAAGCAATAAACTTGCACTTGGGCAAATATTTGGTGTTCAATCAAAAAATACTTTCCTAATTCGGCTATATGATTCATCACAGAGAATTGTAAACACAAAAATATTTGACTTCGTTGAATTTAAATATTCGACAGATAAAAAGGTTAGAAAGGGCTTATTATTAGATACATATTTATTAAACCAACAACAATGGGTTAAAGTATTATCTAACAATGAAATCGAGAAAATTTTTGACAAGAATATATTTGAAAATCACAAATCGGATGTTGTTTACAAAATTGATAATATTCCCGAAAATGATTATCTAAAAAGATTTGTTGGAATCGTAACAGAAAACAGTACTATTTTTAAAATACGTTTCATTTACAATTCAAAAATAAAAATTAGTGAGGGACAGCTTTTAGAAGTTTCAATTCAAGGACAAAAAGTTCTTTATCAAATAATAGAAGGAATTACGAAAATTGAACAACTAGAAAACAAAAATCAAACTGGATTAATTGTTGGTGAAGCTATACAATTAGGAACTTGGGATACTGAAAAATTTCAATTTGAACAATTTGGATGGGTTCCAGAAGTAAATACACCTATTTATATTGCATCACCTATTTCAGAGCCAACAATTGAAGAAAATGAATATCAAATTGGTTCAATTCCTAATACAAATTACCCTGTTGTTTTAGATAAAGACACTGCTATTTCTCATCATATGGCGGTAGTCGGTGTTACTGGAACAGGGAAGTCCGTTTTTTCAAGAAATCTTATAAGACAATATCTAGAAGATGAAAACACAAAAGTAATTTGTATAGACTTTACAGGTGAATATATAGGTAAATTTAACGACCTACATCCTGTAAAAACAATTGATGATGCTGTTGGAGAACAATTATTTAAAGACATAGATTATATTGAGCAAGAAATTGCGAATAACTACAATAAAGATAACGATAATTCAAGAAAAAGAAAAAAAGAAGTATCAACCAAAATACACGAACAATTAGAAGGTTTTCTAAAAAGTGATAATCAACTATCAATATTTGAACTTCCACACGTTGCTAATACATCTGGTGTTTTAACTTATACTAAAACTTTTTTTAGGCTTTTATTTCACATTGCTAAAACAGAAAATAATTTTGGAAAAAGAATTTGTATTGTATTAGAAGAAGCTCATACCGTAATTCCAGAATGGAATTTTTCGGGTGTATCTGACAAAGTATCTCAACCTTTATTGAATAGTATTGCTCAAATTGCTCTACAAGGAAGAAAATACAATGTTGGATTGTTAGTTATTGCTCAAAGAACAGCCAATGTTTCGAAAACAATATTGACTCAATGTAATACAATTGTTTCTTTTCAAGAATTTGATAAAACTAGTAGCGACTTTTTATCAAACTATTTTGGACAAGAAATTGTAAAATCACTTCCTAAATTAAAATTTAGACAGGCGATTGTAGCAGGAAAAGCATTAAAATCGAATGTGCCAATGATATTTGAAGTTCCAAATATAGTGGAAGAATAA
- a CDS encoding glutaminyl-peptide cyclotransferase, with translation MSKLKYLLIIFLCGLIISCGSNSGNKKNEFAIQTNAEKGNISIGETLKLSLINKKNHTVDSVIHTLNKKIITDNTPLIDFKLGKQTIESKVYFENKVETINTPITLLNNVAPKIFKYKIINEYPHDITSYTQGLEFHNGYLYESTGQYKESKLRKIDYKTGKVLKEIALADEYFGEGLTILNNKVYQLTWRQGTGFVYNVDTLEKLSSFKYGNSKEGWGLCNHNNIIYKSDGTEKIWTLNPETLVEEDYIQVFTNKGKIIEINEMEWVDGKIFANRYQKDGVAIINPKNGGVIGVLDFSPLKKLVTQHEKLDVLNGIAYNPDTKTIFVTGKRWDKLFEVEIIE, from the coding sequence ATGTCTAAACTCAAGTATCTATTAATCATATTTTTATGCGGTTTAATCATTTCTTGTGGTTCTAACTCAGGAAATAAAAAAAATGAATTTGCAATACAAACCAATGCCGAAAAAGGTAATATTTCTATTGGTGAAACGCTAAAACTATCGTTAATAAATAAAAAAAATCATACGGTAGATTCTGTTATTCATACTTTAAATAAAAAAATAATTACAGATAATACACCATTAATAGACTTTAAATTAGGAAAACAAACAATTGAGTCTAAAGTTTATTTTGAAAATAAGGTAGAAACTATTAATACACCTATAACCCTACTCAATAATGTGGCTCCTAAAATTTTTAAGTATAAAATAATTAATGAGTATCCGCATGATATAACGTCATATACACAAGGGTTAGAATTTCATAATGGCTATTTATACGAAAGCACTGGGCAATATAAAGAATCTAAACTTCGTAAAATTGACTATAAAACAGGTAAAGTTTTAAAAGAAATAGCCCTTGCCGATGAATATTTTGGAGAAGGATTAACCATATTAAACAATAAAGTATACCAGTTAACATGGCGCCAAGGAACTGGTTTTGTTTATAATGTAGATACGCTTGAAAAACTAAGTAGTTTTAAATATGGAAACAGTAAAGAAGGATGGGGTTTATGTAACCATAACAACATTATTTATAAAAGCGATGGTACAGAAAAAATATGGACGCTTAATCCAGAAACATTAGTTGAAGAAGATTACATACAAGTATTTACCAATAAAGGTAAAATAATTGAAATTAACGAAATGGAATGGGTTGATGGTAAAATTTTTGCCAACCGTTACCAAAAAGATGGCGTAGCTATTATAAACCCTAAAAATGGTGGTGTTATTGGAGTGCTAGATTTTTCGCCTCTTAAAAAATTAGTAACCCAACATGAAAAACTTGATGTTTTAAATGGCATTGCTTACAATCCTGATACTAAAACCATTTTTGTTACCGGAAAACGTTGGGACAAACTATTTGAGGTTGAAATTATTGAGTAG
- a CDS encoding SDR family oxidoreductase, producing MSKVVLITGGSSGIGKSIGEFLVNKGFIVYGTSRNPNNYKNSKFPILELDVKNITTIRKTVETVIEKEGKLDVLINNAGAGITGPIEEIPESEIKNNFDTNFFGPINVIKSVLPQMRKQQSGLIINVTSIAGYMGLPYRGVYSASKGALELITEAFRMEIKDFNIKMTNVAPGDFATNIAAGRYHAPLLKESPYKKAYGKTLDLMNQHVDAGSNPNLMAQAVYKIINTKEPKIHYKVGEFMQKFSIILKCILPDKVYEKLLINHYKL from the coding sequence ATGTCTAAAGTTGTTTTAATTACAGGAGGTTCTTCCGGAATAGGTAAATCTATTGGCGAGTTTTTAGTTAACAAAGGGTTTATTGTTTATGGTACTAGTAGAAACCCAAATAACTATAAAAACAGTAAATTTCCTATTTTAGAATTAGATGTTAAAAACATTACCACAATACGTAAAACTGTTGAAACGGTAATAGAAAAAGAAGGTAAACTAGATGTACTAATTAATAATGCTGGTGCTGGTATTACCGGGCCTATAGAGGAAATACCAGAATCTGAAATAAAGAATAACTTTGATACCAACTTTTTTGGCCCTATAAATGTTATTAAATCTGTTTTACCACAAATGCGTAAACAGCAAAGTGGCTTAATTATAAATGTTACTTCTATTGCTGGGTATATGGGATTACCTTACCGGGGTGTTTATAGCGCAAGTAAAGGTGCTTTAGAATTAATTACCGAAGCCTTTAGAATGGAGATTAAAGACTTTAACATTAAAATGACTAATGTAGCTCCCGGTGATTTTGCAACTAATATTGCTGCAGGTAGGTATCATGCGCCTCTTTTAAAAGAGTCGCCTTATAAAAAAGCATACGGAAAAACTTTAGATTTAATGAACCAACATGTAGATGCTGGTAGCAATCCTAACTTAATGGCACAGGCAGTTTATAAAATTATTAATACCAAAGAACCAAAAATTCATTATAAAGTAGGAGAGTTTATGCAGAAGTTTTCTATTATACTAAAGTGTATTTTACCAGATAAGGTTTATGAAAAACTCTTAATAAACCATTACAAGCTTTAA
- a CDS encoding ABC-F family ATP-binding cassette domain-containing protein: MLSVSNLSVQFGKRILFDEVNTTFTQGNCYGIIGANGSGKSTFLKIISGKMEPTSGHVSLESGKRMSVLEQNHNLYDEHTVLETVLMGNKPLFKIKTEIDALYADYSDENAEKIGELQVQFEEMNGWNADSDAAAMLSNLGIKEDLHYTLMGDLDGKQKVRVLLAQALFGNPDVLIMDEPTNDLDYETISWLENFLANYDNCVIVVSHDRHFLDAVCTHISDIDFGKINHYSGNYTFWYESSQLAARQRAQQNKKAEEKKKELEEFIRRFSANVAKSKQATSRKKMIEKLNIEDIRPTSRRYPAIIFEQEREAGDQILNVEGLSASIDGEILFKNIDLNLAKGDKVVVFSRDSRATTAFYQIVNNNDKADSGKFSWGITTTQSYLPLDNSEFFNNDLSLVDWLRQWAKTEEEREEVNIRGFLGKMIFSGEEALKKCNVLSGGEKVRCMLSRMMMIRANVLMLDEPTNHLDLESITAFNNSLKNFKGTILFTTHDHEFAQTVANRVVELTPNGVIDRYTTFDEYMQDPKIKELRNKMYGQTV, translated from the coding sequence ATGTTATCAGTATCAAATCTTTCCGTTCAGTTTGGAAAACGTATTCTTTTTGATGAAGTAAATACCACATTTACCCAAGGTAACTGCTACGGTATTATTGGCGCCAATGGTTCTGGTAAATCTACATTCTTAAAGATTATTTCAGGAAAAATGGAGCCTACCTCAGGACATGTATCGTTAGAATCTGGTAAACGTATGTCTGTATTAGAGCAAAATCATAATTTATATGATGAGCATACAGTTTTAGAAACCGTTTTAATGGGAAATAAACCATTATTTAAAATTAAAACTGAAATAGATGCTTTATATGCTGATTATTCTGATGAAAATGCCGAAAAAATAGGGGAGCTTCAAGTTCAATTTGAAGAAATGAATGGTTGGAATGCCGATAGTGATGCTGCCGCAATGTTATCTAACTTAGGTATAAAAGAAGATTTACACTATACCTTAATGGGTGACCTAGATGGTAAACAAAAAGTACGTGTGCTATTAGCTCAAGCTCTTTTTGGAAATCCAGATGTGTTAATTATGGATGAGCCTACCAACGATTTAGATTATGAAACTATTAGTTGGTTAGAAAACTTTTTGGCTAATTATGATAACTGTGTTATTGTGGTATCTCATGACCGTCACTTTCTAGATGCCGTTTGTACCCATATTTCTGATATAGATTTTGGTAAAATTAACCACTATTCTGGTAACTACACTTTCTGGTATGAGTCTTCTCAATTAGCGGCGCGCCAACGTGCACAACAAAACAAAAAAGCCGAAGAAAAGAAAAAGGAATTAGAAGAATTTATCCGTCGTTTTTCTGCCAATGTTGCAAAAAGTAAACAAGCAACTAGTAGAAAAAAGATGATTGAAAAACTCAACATTGAAGATATTAGACCTACTAGCCGTCGTTATCCAGCTATTATTTTTGAACAAGAAAGAGAAGCAGGTGATCAAATTTTAAATGTTGAAGGACTTTCAGCCTCAATAGACGGTGAAATTTTGTTTAAAAACATAGATTTAAACTTAGCTAAAGGCGATAAAGTAGTTGTGTTTTCTAGAGATTCTAGAGCTACAACAGCTTTTTACCAAATAGTAAATAATAACGACAAAGCCGATTCTGGTAAGTTTTCTTGGGGAATTACAACAACACAATCTTACTTACCATTAGATAATAGCGAATTTTTTAATAACGATTTATCACTTGTAGATTGGTTACGCCAATGGGCAAAAACCGAAGAAGAACGTGAAGAAGTTAACATTCGAGGCTTTTTAGGAAAAATGATTTTTAGTGGCGAAGAAGCTTTAAAAAAATGTAATGTACTATCTGGAGGTGAAAAAGTTAGATGTATGTTAAGTAGAATGATGATGATTAGAGCCAATGTTTTAATGTTAGATGAACCTACCAATCACCTAGATTTAGAAAGTATTACGGCTTTTAACAATTCGCTCAAAAACTTTAAAGGCACCATTTTATTTACAACGCATGACCATGAGTTTGCACAAACAGTAGCCAATAGAGTAGTAGAGCTAACACCTAATGGCGTTATAGACAGATATACTACTTTTGATGAGTATATGCAAGACCCAAAAATTAAAGAATTACGCAATAAAATGTATGGGCAAACAGTTTAA
- a CDS encoding phosphatase PAP2 family protein has translation MFCQNELYKIDQDSSSTWTLFKYDVNTTWQGVKYSFTKPLDWKGKDFAKLGGLIIGTATLSLADEEGKRFFDRQQEDFPSLIRDFGWYFGSPQNYFMANAGIYGFGLLTKNEKVRRTSVLIITSSITSGFIQTIAKNGFGRARPGTGLGPYYFKPFSKEAGHHAFPSGHTILSVTMAHAIAKQLNNTWAKIGVYTIGAIPPISRLVDGAHWLTDVAFSAALSIIVVDSVDKFLFKNESHGISNPKLNKRITWNMSFGANKIGVIGTF, from the coding sequence TTGTTTTGTCAAAATGAGCTTTATAAAATAGACCAAGATAGTTCTTCAACCTGGACGCTATTTAAGTATGATGTAAATACCACATGGCAAGGGGTGAAATATTCATTCACCAAACCATTAGATTGGAAAGGTAAAGATTTTGCCAAATTAGGTGGATTAATTATAGGAACTGCTACCCTATCTTTAGCAGATGAAGAAGGTAAACGCTTTTTTGATCGTCAACAAGAAGATTTCCCAAGCTTAATTAGAGATTTTGGATGGTACTTTGGTAGTCCTCAAAACTATTTTATGGCCAATGCAGGTATATATGGTTTTGGGTTACTAACTAAAAATGAAAAAGTAAGACGCACCAGTGTTTTAATTATTACATCTTCTATAACTAGCGGATTTATTCAAACTATAGCTAAAAATGGCTTTGGAAGAGCTAGACCTGGTACGGGTTTAGGTCCCTATTACTTTAAACCATTTTCTAAAGAAGCAGGACACCACGCTTTTCCTTCTGGTCATACCATTTTATCTGTTACTATGGCTCATGCCATTGCAAAACAGTTAAACAATACATGGGCTAAAATTGGAGTTTATACTATTGGTGCTATACCACCCATTTCTAGATTGGTTGATGGCGCCCATTGGTTAACAGATGTGGCTTTTAGCGCTGCTTTAAGCATAATTGTAGTTGATAGTGTTGATAAATTCTTATTTAAAAATGAATCTCACGGTATATCTAACCCAAAGCTAAACAAAAGAATTACTTGGAATATGTCTTTTGGAGCTAATAAAATTGGGGTTATAGGTACTTTTTAA